In Brevibacterium pigmentatum, the sequence CGACCGACTCGCCCTCAGATACCGTGCCGATCGTAGACTCCGACACGTTTCGGTGCTGTTTCGCGCCCGGTCTCCCGGCCGCACCGGCCGCTATTTCGACAGAGAGCGCGCGATGATCGTGCGCTGGATCTCCGACGAGCCTTCGTAGATGCGGTAGATTCGGGCATCTCGAACGTAGCGTTCGAGCGGAAAGTCCCGGGTGAAGCCGTAGCCGCCGTGGATCTGCAGGGCTTCATCGGCGATGTACGCGGCCGCCTCGGAGGCGGCGAGCTTTGCCGTGGCCGAAGACCGGGTGAAATCGACCCCCGAATCGCGCTGTTCGGCGGCGTCCATCGTCAGCAGCCACGCCGACCGGTACTTCGTGTACATGTCCGCGAGCTTGAACGCGATGCCCTGCAGGCGGCCCAGCGGTTTCCCGCTGATCTTGCGCTCGCCCGCCCAATCCACGGCGGCGTCGAGAGCGGCCTTGCCGATTCCCAGGCTCATCGCCGCGACCTCGATGCGACCACGGTCGAGCACGCGCATCGCCGTGGTGAAGCCCTCGCCTGCGTTCCCGAGGAGGGCATCCTCGGGGACGACCGTGTCGATGACGAATTCGAAGACCGGGCTGCCGCGCAGGCCCATCGTCTTCTCCGGGGGATTGAAATCCAGCCCCGCCGAGGCCGCCGCGGTGTCGACGATGAATGCGCTGATGCCCTTGTGGGCGGCATCGACGTCGGTCTTCGCATAGACGATGATGAAGTCCGCGAAGCCGGCGTTGGTGATGAAGCACTTCGTGCCCTTGAGATGCCAACCACCGTCGACCCGTGTGGCCTTCGTCGACATCTCCGCCGGGTTCGAACCGGCACCCGGCTCGGTGAGCCCGAAAGCGCCGATGACCTCGCCGGCAGCGGCACGTGGCAGCCACGCTTCGCGTTGGGCATCGGTGCCGCCGAGGAGGATCGAGTCGGTGGCGAGGAACTGCGCGGTGACGATCGACGCGGTCGATGCACACGCCTCGGTGATGGCGGCGACCATCTGGCTCATCGCCACCGAACCGACGCCGGGCCCGCCGAATTCCTCGGGCAGGTTGAGCCCCATGACCCCCACCTCGGCGAGGGTCTTCAGGGTTTCGTCGGAGACGCGTTCGTTCGCGTCGGCGGCCGCGGCCTGTGAAACGAGGACGTCCTTGCTGATCGAGACGACGGCGTCGACGAGTTCCTGTTCATCGGTGGTGATGTCGAAGGCCATAAGAGTGCTCCTTTGCAATGGGGATCGGTTCGATGGAATTGGACGGGGTCCCGACCAGGAGGATCGGGGAATCCTGACTGAGAGGCCAGGGGATTCGTGCGGAGTGCGCCGCCTCGGCGAGGTTGAGGCCAGCCGGTCAGGTCAGCGTGCGTCGGTGGGTGCGGCGAAGTCGGCGTTGTGTTCGCCGAGGCGGGGCGCCGGAAGCGCGGACGCCGGGCGGGTGCCGTCGACAAGGAGCGGGTGGCCGAGGAAGGCGTGCCCGGATCGGGGATCGGTGGCAGTGAGATCGCGATCGGAGCCGATGGGGCCGGTGACCGCCTCGGCGAAATCGAGGACGGGGGAGTTCGGGATTCCGGCGGCATCGAAGATCTCGCACAGCTCGGTCACGGTGCGCCCGGTGGTGAATTCTTCGATCTCGATGCGCAGCGCGTCGTCGTTGTCCGACCGATGAGCGTCGGTGGCGAAGCGCGGATCGGTGGCCAGCTCCGGCTTGCCGAGGGTCTGGGCAAGAGTACCGAAGAGCCGGTCGTTGGCCACGGCGATGACGAGGAGTCCGTCGGCGGCGCGATAGGTGTCGAACGGTGCCGAGACGGGGTGGCGGTTGCCGACCCGGGTGGGGGCGGATCCAGCGGAGCGGAGGGAGGCGTTCGTCGGCTGCATGGCGAGCATGACGTCGAGCATCGGAATGTCGATATGGGCACCTTCGCCGGTCGTCTGGCGGTGGAAGAGCGCCGAGGAGATGCCGAAGGCGGCGAAGACTCCGGCGGAGACGTCGGCGATGGATTCGCCGACTCGGGTGGGGGAGCCGTCGGGGAAGCCGGTCGAGGCCATGAGGCCGCTCAGGGCCTGGATGACCGTGTCGTAGGCG encodes:
- a CDS encoding acyl-CoA dehydrogenase family protein produces the protein MAFDITTDEQELVDAVVSISKDVLVSQAAAADANERVSDETLKTLAEVGVMGLNLPEEFGGPGVGSVAMSQMVAAITEACASTASIVTAQFLATDSILLGGTDAQREAWLPRAAAGEVIGAFGLTEPGAGSNPAEMSTKATRVDGGWHLKGTKCFITNAGFADFIIVYAKTDVDAAHKGISAFIVDTAAASAGLDFNPPEKTMGLRGSPVFEFVIDTVVPEDALLGNAGEGFTTAMRVLDRGRIEVAAMSLGIGKAALDAAVDWAGERKISGKPLGRLQGIAFKLADMYTKYRSAWLLTMDAAEQRDSGVDFTRSSATAKLAASEAAAYIADEALQIHGGYGFTRDFPLERYVRDARIYRIYEGSSEIQRTIIARSLSK
- a CDS encoding CaiB/BaiF CoA transferase family protein; this encodes MNATKQLLTGVRVADFSRVLAGPYATAMLADQGAEVIKIEMPGHGDDSRHLGPFTDSGSTYFTGLNRGKRSIEADLKDPEDHARLLDLIASCDVVVENFRPGVAAKLGLSYEDLKAVKPDIVYASISGFGQHGTQAKRPAYDTVIQALSGLMASTGFPDGSPTRVGESIADVSAGVFAAFGISSALFHRQTTGEGAHIDIPMLDVMLAMQPTNASLRSAGSAPTRVGNRHPVSAPFDTYRAADGLLVIAVANDRLFGTLAQTLGKPELATDPRFATDAHRSDNDDALRIEIEEFTTGRTVTELCEIFDAAGIPNSPVLDFAEAVTGPIGSDRDLTATDPRSGHAFLGHPLLVDGTRPASALPAPRLGEHNADFAAPTDAR